Proteins encoded in a region of the Sander lucioperca isolate FBNREF2018 chromosome 4, SLUC_FBN_1.2, whole genome shotgun sequence genome:
- the rln3b gene encoding relaxin-3b has translation MLPRKKHKPHRHLKQHQRPLRHLFILTMWKAALLTLGLLVALVDKVRSNDGHPSFYGVKLCGREFIRAVIFTCGGSRWRRSIGDSALIGEEAFDPWNTNPIPQLVDEQDPAESKVWRDQTINEASVAAGFSRSARSPISEEVLEALRSADRKGRDVVVGLSNACCKWGCSKSEISSLC, from the exons ATGCTGCCCCGAAAGAAACACAAACCACATAGACACCTCAAGCAGCATCAGAGACCCCTGAGACATCTTTTCATTCTCACCATGTGGAAGGCAGCACTCTTGACCCTGGGCTTGTTGGTGGCACTGGTAGACAAGGTGCGGTCCAATGACGGCCATCCCTCTTTCTATGGGGTGAAACTGTGTGGAAGAGAGTTCATACGAGCTGTCATCTTTACCTGTGGTGGTTCTCGCTGGAGGAGAAGCATAGGAGACTCAG CTCTTATTGGAGAAGAGGCCTTTGACCCATGGAACACAAATCCCATCCCTCAACTTGTCGACGAGCAGGATCCTGCAGAGTCCAAAGTATGGAGAGATCAAACAATAAATGAGGCATCTGTGGCTGCTGGATTCAGCCGCTCAGCTCGCTCACCAATCTCAGAGGAGGTGCTGGAGGCTCTACGGAGTGCAGATAGGAAAGGACGGGATGTAGTAGTTGGACTGTCCAACGCCTGCTGCAAGTGGGGCTGTAGCAAGAGTGAAATCAGCTCTCTGTGCTGA